Proteins from a single region of Sediminitomix flava:
- the hisA gene encoding 1-(5-phosphoribosyl)-5-[(5-phosphoribosylamino)methylideneamino]imidazole-4-carboxamide isomerase has protein sequence MKLEVIPAIDLIEGKCVRLSQGDYGTKKVYDASPLDLAKQFEDAGIKRLHLVDLEGAKIKKVTNHKVLEEITANTNLIVDFGGGIQAEEDLQKAFDHGAHFLTCGSIAVKDRPTFESWLNKFGSDKFILAADAKDRKIAIHGWMETSDLEVTEFIRSYKKLGVNSVLCTDISKDGMLQGTSVDLYKEIQSEFPDLELIASGGVSGIEDLIALDEAGIYGVVVGKAFYEGRLTIDQLAKKINS, from the coding sequence ATGAAATTAGAAGTTATTCCAGCCATAGATTTAATAGAAGGCAAGTGTGTTCGCCTTTCACAAGGGGATTATGGGACAAAGAAAGTTTATGATGCAAGCCCTTTAGACCTAGCCAAGCAATTTGAAGATGCAGGTATCAAACGTCTTCACTTAGTTGACCTTGAAGGAGCTAAAATCAAGAAAGTAACCAATCATAAAGTATTAGAAGAAATTACGGCCAATACCAATCTGATCGTAGATTTTGGTGGAGGTATTCAAGCGGAAGAAGATTTACAAAAAGCTTTTGACCATGGCGCACATTTCTTGACTTGTGGAAGTATTGCCGTTAAAGATCGTCCGACATTTGAGTCTTGGCTCAATAAATTTGGAAGTGATAAATTTATTCTGGCAGCAGATGCGAAAGACCGTAAAATTGCTATTCATGGTTGGATGGAAACTTCAGATTTAGAAGTGACGGAGTTTATCCGATCATATAAAAAGCTTGGTGTCAATTCTGTTTTGTGTACAGATATTAGCAAAGATGGAATGCTTCAAGGAACATCTGTTGATCTTTACAAAGAAATCCAATCTGAATTTCCTGACCTAGAACTGATTGCTAGTGGTGGTGTGAGTGGAATTGAAGACCTTATTGCATTGGATGAAGCTGGAATTTATGGTGTTGTAGTCGGGAAAGCATTCTACGAGGGAAGATTGACTATCGATCAGCTTGCTAAGAAAATAAATAGCTAA
- a CDS encoding 30S ribosomal protein THX → MGKGDKKTKRGKIKKGSFGARRPQKPRNHLAKPVKTQKEREQEALVMA, encoded by the coding sequence ATGGGAAAAGGAGACAAAAAAACTAAACGAGGCAAGATTAAAAAGGGCTCTTTCGGTGCGAGAAGACCACAAAAACCAAGAAACCATTTAGCTAAACCTGTAAAAACTCAAAAAGAGCGCGAACAAGAAGCGCTAGTAATGGCTTAA
- the hisF gene encoding imidazole glycerol phosphate synthase subunit HisF yields MLTKRIIPCLDIKDGETVKGVNFVNLRSAGDPVELAEKYSQQGADELVFLDITATVEKRKTLTELVKKVAQKINIPFTVGGGISSKEDVYALLKAGADKVSINSSAIRRPELINELSNEFGAQCVVVAIDTRWVNGEHIVHVKGGREATEVRTIPWANEVQERGAGEILLTSMDHDGTKNGFALELTSQLTKTLNIPVIASGGAGNADHFEEIFKDNGADAALAASIFHYGEVLIPDLKKQLQQSGVTVRLN; encoded by the coding sequence ATGCTTACAAAAAGAATTATTCCTTGTTTGGATATAAAGGATGGAGAAACTGTAAAAGGAGTCAACTTTGTGAATCTCCGTTCGGCTGGTGATCCTGTAGAGCTTGCAGAGAAGTATAGCCAACAAGGTGCAGATGAATTGGTGTTTTTGGATATCACCGCAACGGTTGAGAAACGAAAAACACTAACAGAGTTGGTTAAAAAGGTTGCTCAAAAGATTAATATTCCATTTACTGTGGGTGGCGGAATTTCTTCAAAAGAAGATGTCTACGCACTTTTAAAAGCTGGTGCAGATAAAGTATCTATCAATTCCTCGGCAATCAGAAGACCAGAACTCATCAATGAATTATCTAATGAATTTGGTGCTCAATGTGTCGTAGTTGCTATAGATACTCGTTGGGTAAATGGAGAACATATTGTTCATGTGAAAGGAGGTAGAGAAGCTACTGAAGTTCGTACAATTCCGTGGGCGAATGAGGTGCAAGAGAGAGGTGCTGGCGAAATCCTTCTAACATCTATGGATCATGACGGAACAAAAAATGGATTTGCTTTAGAATTGACATCTCAGCTTACCAAAACTTTAAATATACCTGTGATCGCCTCTGGTGGTGCTGGAAATGCAGATCATTTTGAGGAAATCTTCAAAGATAATGGCGCAGATGCCGCACTTGCTGCAAGTATTTTCCATTATGGAGAAGTCTTAATTCCTGACTTAAAAAAGCAACTCCAACAATCGGGAGTCACTGTCAGATTAAACTAA
- a CDS encoding DUF1801 domain-containing protein → MKIEAATPLEYLEQVPSDRKEFFEKLRDVILENLPEGFEETMNYGMIGYVVPHSLYPKGYHCNPELPLPFLNIASQKNFIGFYHMGIYADTDLLDWFVTEFPKHSKYKLDMGKSCIRFKKVDHIPYDLIAELVRKITPEDWINTYDKSFSKK, encoded by the coding sequence ATGAAAATTGAAGCAGCTACTCCTTTAGAATACCTAGAGCAGGTTCCATCTGATCGGAAGGAATTTTTTGAGAAATTAAGAGATGTTATTCTTGAAAACTTACCAGAAGGCTTTGAAGAAACAATGAATTATGGAATGATCGGTTATGTTGTGCCTCATTCATTGTACCCTAAAGGCTACCATTGCAATCCAGAACTTCCACTTCCATTTCTAAATATTGCTTCTCAAAAAAACTTCATTGGTTTTTATCATATGGGAATTTACGCTGATACAGATCTGTTGGATTGGTTTGTAACAGAATTTCCGAAGCATAGCAAATACAAATTGGATATGGGGAAAAGCTGTATTCGATTTAAAAAAGTCGATCATATTCCATATGATCTGATCGCTGAACTAGTCCGCAAAATTACTCCAGAAGATTGGATAAACACTTACGATAAATCCTTTTCGAAGAAGTAA
- a CDS encoding VOC family protein has product MKRVTGIGGIFFKCKDPEKTKNWYKTHLGLDTDPYGTNFEWRNSDTPEKKGFSQWSPFKEDSKYFEPSEKDFMINYRVENLEKLVEVLKSEGVQVLDEIQEFPYGKFVHILDSEGSKVQLWEPNDIEYEKLVEGRTK; this is encoded by the coding sequence ATGAAAAGAGTAACAGGTATAGGAGGTATTTTTTTCAAGTGTAAAGACCCTGAAAAGACTAAGAATTGGTATAAAACACATCTTGGTTTAGATACCGATCCTTATGGGACAAACTTTGAATGGCGAAATTCCGATACACCAGAAAAGAAAGGTTTTTCACAATGGAGCCCCTTTAAAGAAGATTCGAAGTATTTTGAACCTTCAGAGAAGGACTTTATGATCAATTACAGAGTCGAGAATTTAGAGAAATTGGTAGAGGTTTTAAAATCTGAAGGAGTCCAAGTCTTAGATGAAATACAGGAATTTCCTTACGGTAAGTTTGTACATATTTTGGATTCTGAAGGAAGTAAGGTTCAGCTTTGGGAGCCAAATGATATTGAATACGAGAAATTAGTTGAGGGAAGAACAAAATAA
- a CDS encoding PKD domain-containing protein, with product MRKKLTSSNIFNTSYLLKISIAALFLSGLSFTACEETEDSINEVVESDRVVKPIANFTFSNENPDSPYEVTFANASSDASSYAWDFGDGNTSTDESPVHTYTDPGIYDVKLTAADETDQSNSKIVSVTVLEIMLIADFTVTYSETKPLEVSFSNISENAVSYAWDFGDENTSTEESPVHEYATGGDYTVTLTATDILGETEMKEMVVSVSEGVIAEISLPSFESADNDELYASWHMSPNLGGKIQSSSSPVKSGNKAGKLPGDGSRMAYQLVEVRPNSEYNVTFYYTLKAGDGGNLNVAILGGHVEDLAGVEGATITASDFNDQTDANEYVRATVNFETGDNDHIAIYMTNSAVDARFDDFSIELVQ from the coding sequence ATGAGAAAGAAATTGACCAGTAGCAACATATTTAATACTTCTTACTTATTGAAGATTTCAATAGCCGCATTATTCCTTTCAGGACTTTCATTCACGGCATGTGAAGAAACAGAAGATAGTATTAATGAAGTAGTGGAGAGCGATAGAGTTGTTAAGCCAATCGCAAACTTTACGTTTTCAAATGAAAATCCAGATTCTCCATATGAAGTAACTTTCGCAAATGCTTCTTCTGATGCTTCTTCTTATGCATGGGATTTTGGTGATGGAAATACTTCAACAGATGAATCTCCTGTTCATACGTATACTGATCCAGGGATTTATGACGTGAAATTAACGGCAGCTGATGAAACAGATCAATCAAATTCAAAGATCGTTAGTGTAACTGTTTTAGAGATTATGTTGATTGCTGACTTTACAGTTACTTATAGTGAAACAAAACCACTTGAAGTTTCTTTCAGTAATATTTCAGAAAATGCAGTATCATATGCATGGGATTTTGGTGATGAAAATACATCTACGGAAGAATCACCAGTTCATGAGTACGCTACAGGTGGAGATTATACAGTAACATTGACAGCTACTGATATTCTAGGAGAAACAGAAATGAAAGAAATGGTAGTTTCTGTAAGTGAAGGTGTAATTGCTGAGATTTCTTTACCTAGTTTCGAGTCAGCTGATAATGACGAATTGTATGCTTCATGGCATATGTCACCGAATTTGGGTGGTAAAATTCAAAGTTCTTCTAGCCCTGTGAAAAGTGGTAACAAAGCAGGTAAACTACCTGGTGATGGTTCAAGAATGGCGTATCAGCTAGTAGAAGTTAGACCAAATTCAGAATACAATGTAACATTCTATTATACCTTGAAAGCTGGAGATGGCGGTAATTTGAATGTCGCTATTCTTGGTGGTCACGTAGAGGACTTGGCAGGTGTAGAAGGTGCTACAATTACTGCTTCAGACTTCAATGACCAGACAGATGCAAACGAATATGTGAGAGCAACTGTGAATTTTGAAACTGGAGACAATGATCATATTGCGATTTATATGACAAACAGTGCAGTTGATGCTCGTTTTGATGATTTCTCAATTGAGCTTGTACAATAG
- a CDS encoding TonB-dependent receptor produces MVRNLLILIIAFLARNSFAQDIHLHVLEESTMLPIIGATIKSADDQLGGITNAEGIVDFYDITGEKFQFEISSLGFISQTIDVDLSESQAYHIYLKSSLVELNEVSIEEHKEDIFKQSKVTEYLNSEYLYKQQANTLGHALAQRAGINTQKVGVGVSKPVIRGLSANRIVVNTNGIKQQDQQWGSDHGLAISQESVEGIEIAKGASSLLYGSDAMGGVINVEEGKIPEDSLQVSLNTVYKSNNQSIGSAFNLGLKMNNDQFLKLNASYQDYGNYRVPADDFVYLTYRFPIEDRTLANTSGSEYNIGGTFGIDKSWGNIALTVNNYNQISGFFPGAIGIPSSNWLSTFDLKSRTPEVPRQEVNHFKTILNSEFLLGENHLHIDLGYQQNKRRELSDPTRHGRPLGEYEYLALGLDLETYTSNILLVIGEGSNFVQSLGISSEHQQNTEMGFDHLLPSYRQDALGAFWVGAYTFSDKLKLDGGIRYDLIQIEVDEYVDEIFPNPEDPEKPWYRNEAMEKNFSNLSYAIGLNYTPISELDFKLNFAKSFRAPNVPELAMNGVHHGTFRHEKGNADLDEEIGYQAEFVASFKNERFGLTLSPYFYLFKNYIYLSPSSTPSNLPDAGQIYQYKQDDGIHTGFEWETFFNFNQSWKIEHVGEYLYNRRLEEPIAFPFTPPISTLTTLSYEYQSNVGVFNRPFINLEYRITADQDRVDRNEPMTEGFQLVNLHLGCFFDVSEHLHGSFNFRIDNLLDTYYMDHLSRYRILGLPEQGRNVTASVRLWF; encoded by the coding sequence ATGGTTAGAAACTTACTAATATTAATTATAGCCTTTTTGGCTAGAAATTCTTTTGCCCAAGATATTCATTTACACGTACTAGAGGAAAGTACCATGTTGCCAATCATAGGGGCAACTATAAAATCTGCTGATGATCAGTTAGGAGGTATTACAAATGCGGAAGGTATTGTAGACTTCTATGACATAACTGGGGAAAAGTTTCAGTTTGAAATATCATCATTGGGCTTTATCAGTCAAACTATTGATGTTGATTTATCCGAAAGTCAAGCCTATCATATTTATCTCAAGTCTTCTTTAGTAGAATTGAATGAAGTAAGTATTGAAGAACATAAAGAAGATATTTTCAAGCAGTCCAAAGTAACCGAGTATTTAAATAGCGAATACCTATATAAGCAACAAGCCAACACTCTTGGTCATGCATTGGCTCAACGAGCTGGTATTAATACTCAAAAAGTAGGTGTGGGAGTTAGTAAGCCTGTTATTCGAGGTTTATCGGCTAACCGTATTGTTGTAAATACAAACGGAATTAAGCAACAGGATCAGCAATGGGGCTCAGATCACGGATTGGCAATTAGCCAAGAGAGTGTAGAAGGCATTGAGATTGCTAAAGGAGCATCCTCTCTTTTGTATGGCTCAGATGCTATGGGAGGAGTTATAAATGTGGAAGAAGGGAAAATACCAGAAGATTCTTTACAGGTAAGTCTAAATACTGTTTATAAAAGTAATAACCAAAGTATAGGTTCGGCTTTTAACCTTGGTCTTAAGATGAACAATGATCAGTTTTTGAAACTAAATGCTTCATATCAAGACTATGGGAATTATCGTGTTCCTGCAGATGATTTTGTCTATCTGACTTATCGATTTCCAATTGAAGACAGAACATTGGCAAATACCTCAGGGAGTGAATATAATATTGGAGGAACATTTGGTATCGATAAGAGTTGGGGAAATATTGCTCTGACGGTAAACAATTATAATCAGATTTCGGGCTTTTTCCCTGGAGCTATCGGAATACCTTCCTCTAATTGGTTGTCTACTTTTGACTTAAAGAGTAGAACACCAGAAGTACCAAGGCAAGAAGTAAATCACTTTAAAACGATTCTGAATTCAGAGTTTTTACTTGGTGAAAACCACTTGCATATAGACTTAGGTTATCAGCAAAATAAAAGAAGAGAACTTTCAGACCCTACTAGGCACGGAAGACCTCTTGGAGAGTACGAATACTTAGCACTTGGTTTAGATTTAGAGACATATACCTCTAACATCCTCCTTGTAATCGGAGAGGGGAGTAATTTTGTACAGTCTTTAGGGATCAGCAGCGAACATCAGCAAAATACTGAGATGGGTTTTGATCACCTACTTCCAAGTTACCGTCAAGATGCGTTGGGTGCATTTTGGGTTGGAGCTTATACATTTTCTGATAAGCTGAAATTGGATGGTGGAATTAGATATGATCTGATTCAAATAGAAGTGGATGAATATGTCGATGAAATTTTCCCAAATCCTGAAGATCCTGAAAAACCATGGTACAGAAATGAGGCAATGGAGAAGAATTTTTCAAATCTATCTTATGCCATCGGACTGAATTATACGCCTATTTCTGAACTAGATTTTAAGTTGAATTTTGCGAAGTCTTTTAGAGCTCCTAATGTACCAGAGTTGGCTATGAATGGAGTGCATCATGGTACATTTAGGCATGAAAAGGGTAATGCAGATTTAGATGAGGAGATTGGTTATCAAGCTGAGTTTGTCGCTTCCTTTAAGAATGAGCGATTTGGACTTACATTAAGTCCTTACTTCTACTTATTTAAGAATTACATTTATTTATCACCTTCTTCTACTCCTTCAAATTTACCTGATGCAGGTCAAATCTATCAATATAAACAAGATGATGGTATTCATACAGGTTTTGAATGGGAGACATTCTTCAACTTTAATCAATCTTGGAAAATAGAACATGTAGGAGAGTATCTATATAACAGAAGGTTGGAAGAACCTATCGCATTCCCGTTTACTCCTCCTATTTCTACCTTGACTACACTCTCATATGAGTATCAGAGTAATGTCGGTGTATTTAATAGACCTTTTATAAATCTAGAATACAGAATTACTGCTGACCAAGATCGAGTAGACAGAAATGAGCCAATGACAGAAGGCTTTCAATTAGTCAATTTACACTTGGGCTGTTTCTTTGATGTGAGTGAGCATTTACATGGATCTTTCAATTTTAGAATAGATAATCTCTTGGATACCTATTACATGGATCATCTGAGTAGATATAGAATATTAGGGCTACCAGAGCAGGGACGTAATGTGACTGCTAGTGTTCGCCTTTGGTTTTAG
- a CDS encoding NfeD family protein, which yields MHKVISKIFLFALFILPMSLFAQSALVMEIRAEIDPRMSRYVDLALEEAENDKYEFVIIDMDTYGGAVTDADLIRSAILEFDKPVYVFINHDAASAGALISIACDSIYMEPGSSIGAATVVTGNTGEAAPDKYQSYMRSMMRSTAEAKGRNPQIAEAMVDQDLVVEGVSEEGKVLTFSVEEAKKNGFCDAKVSSIDEILERQGNENITIERFELSQTEKAISLFLNPFVSGILILIILGGIYFELQTPGVGFPIAASFIAAILYFVPYYLNGLAANWEIMIFLIGLILIGLEVFVIPGFGIAGISGIFLSLTGMVLVMLNNNSFDFTFVDTSSIQEALMVVGIGLLGTIALFFYGASRLGDSAIIKKVGLPETMDRADGYTSSFNDEEMVGRIGVADTVLRPSGKIEVDGEIYDAYTRGTYVEKGTRVEVISQEGTSLKVREIKD from the coding sequence ATGCATAAGGTAATTTCAAAAATATTTCTTTTCGCTCTCTTTATTCTTCCAATGTCACTTTTTGCTCAAAGTGCATTAGTGATGGAAATTAGGGCTGAAATTGATCCGAGAATGAGTAGATATGTTGATTTGGCTTTGGAAGAAGCTGAAAACGACAAATACGAGTTTGTGATCATTGATATGGATACGTATGGTGGAGCAGTTACCGATGCCGATCTGATTCGTTCTGCCATCCTAGAATTTGATAAACCTGTTTATGTTTTTATCAATCATGATGCAGCATCTGCTGGAGCTCTGATTTCGATTGCTTGCGACTCTATTTATATGGAACCAGGATCAAGTATTGGGGCTGCTACAGTTGTGACAGGTAATACAGGTGAAGCAGCACCAGACAAATACCAATCTTATATGCGATCGATGATGCGATCTACAGCTGAGGCTAAAGGGCGTAATCCTCAAATAGCAGAAGCTATGGTGGACCAAGATTTGGTAGTTGAAGGTGTTTCTGAAGAAGGGAAAGTTTTGACATTTTCTGTTGAAGAAGCAAAGAAAAATGGATTTTGTGATGCCAAGGTCAGTAGCATAGATGAAATCTTGGAAAGACAAGGAAATGAAAATATTACAATAGAACGCTTTGAACTTTCTCAAACAGAGAAAGCTATTTCATTATTCCTAAATCCATTTGTAAGTGGAATTTTGATTCTTATTATTTTAGGAGGAATCTATTTCGAGTTACAAACTCCTGGTGTAGGCTTCCCAATAGCAGCATCTTTTATAGCAGCTATTCTTTACTTTGTTCCTTATTATCTGAATGGACTCGCAGCCAATTGGGAAATCATGATTTTCTTAATTGGTCTTATTTTGATAGGCTTGGAGGTCTTTGTCATTCCTGGTTTTGGAATAGCAGGTATTTCAGGAATCTTTTTGAGTCTGACAGGAATGGTACTTGTCATGTTAAATAATAATTCATTTGATTTTACTTTCGTGGATACATCTTCAATACAAGAAGCACTAATGGTAGTTGGTATCGGGCTTTTAGGTACCATAGCACTCTTTTTCTATGGCGCTTCCCGTTTAGGCGATTCAGCAATTATCAAGAAGGTCGGTTTGCCAGAAACCATGGATAGAGCAGATGGTTATACTTCATCTTTCAATGATGAAGAAATGGTCGGTAGAATAGGAGTTGCAGATACGGTACTTAGACCATCTGGTAAAATTGAAGTTGATGGAGAAATTTATGATGCATATACAAGAGGAACTTATGTAGAAAAAGGAACTCGTGTTGAAGTAATTTCTCAAGAAGGAACTTCACTGAAAGTAAGAGAGATCAAAGATTAA
- a CDS encoding AMP-binding protein: protein MNILFQNQKIDQNTILNKDWDQQLPSFLNSALEFCHDWYNGKKEFTLHTSGSTGTPKPIQLKREQLEISATNTVNVLNLQATDHALLCMNTDFVAGKMMLVRAMVADMDITIVQPTKNPFENLSEAIHFDFTAMIPMQIEACLNDSKASKALNQMKAILIGGAPLTYAQIELCNEKLTAPTFLTYGMTETVSHIALKVINGEDIKEDFKVFDDVEIGVDERECLHIKAPVTLDQKIQTNDIVKLTSDKSFIWLGRADNIVNSGGIKIQIEEVEKEMAVILFDLDIPNPFFITAIEDEVLGEKIIGLIEEGDREIHSDQLLEKLKTRLPKYHAPKELYLVSAFERTPTHKIQRKQTVDKLIKPSN from the coding sequence ATGAATATTTTATTCCAAAACCAAAAAATTGATCAAAATACGATTCTAAATAAAGATTGGGATCAACAACTCCCCTCTTTTTTAAATAGCGCTCTTGAATTTTGCCATGATTGGTATAATGGAAAAAAAGAATTCACCTTACACACTTCTGGTTCTACAGGTACACCAAAGCCAATTCAACTCAAAAGAGAACAGTTAGAAATTTCTGCCACAAATACCGTAAATGTACTCAACCTACAGGCCACTGATCATGCATTATTATGTATGAATACTGATTTTGTGGCTGGAAAAATGATGCTGGTTAGAGCAATGGTTGCAGATATGGATATCACTATTGTTCAACCTACTAAAAATCCTTTTGAGAATCTTTCTGAAGCTATTCATTTTGATTTTACGGCAATGATTCCTATGCAAATAGAAGCTTGCCTGAATGACTCTAAAGCCAGTAAAGCTCTAAATCAGATGAAAGCGATTCTGATTGGAGGAGCACCTCTTACTTATGCTCAAATAGAATTATGTAATGAAAAGCTGACTGCTCCTACTTTCCTAACTTACGGAATGACTGAAACAGTTTCGCATATTGCATTAAAAGTTATCAATGGTGAGGATATTAAGGAAGACTTCAAAGTTTTTGATGATGTAGAAATTGGAGTTGATGAAAGAGAATGCCTTCACATAAAAGCTCCCGTTACTTTAGATCAAAAAATTCAAACCAACGATATTGTAAAACTGACTTCTGATAAATCTTTCATTTGGTTAGGCAGAGCTGACAACATCGTGAACTCTGGAGGAATCAAAATTCAGATAGAGGAAGTAGAAAAAGAAATGGCTGTCATTTTATTTGACCTCGATATTCCGAATCCATTTTTTATTACTGCAATAGAAGATGAAGTGTTAGGAGAGAAAATAATAGGTCTGATTGAAGAAGGAGATCGGGAAATTCATTCAGATCAGCTTTTGGAAAAGCTAAAAACTCGCCTTCCAAAATATCATGCTCCAAAAGAATTATACCTTGTTTCAGCATTTGAACGAACACCGACTCATAAAATCCAAAGAAAACAAACGGTAGATAAACTAATAAAGCCTTCCAACTAA
- a CDS encoding DUF4625 domain-containing protein: MKKSIIFAASFALTAFMTSCDDSEDSVDKTGPEVTEFEIFMADEEHDHNHRSSSEDHEHEHVELHAGEEAILEFSAIDDSDIVSWKLNIHPNFDGHDHGHNHRSAASTDEDEDNFGWNEDFIGTFDNPSSSVSLEHYHFDIPEYIYKTGAMAGKAWEGDEADLPVDGSVVEIPEGEYHAILFVFDEFGNETIEFKDIHIEHGDHDHEEL, translated from the coding sequence ATGAAAAAGTCGATTATTTTTGCTGCTTCTTTTGCACTTACTGCATTTATGACATCATGTGACGATTCTGAGGACAGTGTTGACAAAACTGGACCAGAAGTTACAGAATTCGAGATTTTTATGGCTGATGAAGAACATGATCATAATCACAGATCAAGTTCTGAAGACCATGAACATGAGCACGTAGAGCTACATGCAGGTGAAGAAGCTATCTTAGAGTTCTCAGCAATTGATGACTCTGATATCGTATCATGGAAATTGAACATCCACCCGAACTTTGATGGACATGACCATGGACATAACCATAGATCAGCTGCTTCAACAGATGAGGATGAGGATAACTTCGGTTGGAATGAGGATTTCATTGGAACTTTCGATAATCCTTCATCAAGTGTGAGCTTAGAGCATTACCACTTCGATATCCCTGAATATATCTATAAAACAGGAGCTATGGCTGGTAAAGCTTGGGAAGGAGATGAAGCAGATCTACCAGTTGATGGTTCTGTTGTAGAGATTCCAGAAGGAGAGTATCACGCTATTCTTTTCGTATTTGATGAGTTTGGTAACGAAACTATCGAATTTAAAGATATTCATATTGAGCATGGCGATCATGACCACGAAGAATTGTAA
- a CDS encoding polysaccharide lyase family 7 protein, translating into MKKYSLQTLTLLFALVFSLSSCFEESKEFEPIDDDKDPVETPVDDPVEEEVNIKWENWYLSVPLEKENGKATSIYPDIITADGLTDEQNEFFYQNEDGSYTMYTKFTGYTTSGYSDLGGGKYCRTELREFWKGNPDTNDNWYMQTGTHVLETTLKVDYCEGSGQTYVAQIHGKETEGLEGSPATIKIQWKDGDIVVEYYVKPSDGVWTSDDDEKITIATVDNEIFTMKLKVEGGKFYYGIECEAKDIDIPFTELYDYVGNGYAYQNYFKTGNYFKYNKDYEKSAQVVLYKVVTEHLD; encoded by the coding sequence ATGAAAAAATATAGCTTACAGACTTTGACTTTACTTTTTGCATTAGTGTTCTCGCTTTCTTCTTGTTTTGAAGAATCGAAAGAATTTGAGCCAATTGATGATGATAAGGATCCTGTTGAGACTCCTGTCGATGATCCTGTAGAGGAAGAAGTAAATATCAAATGGGAAAATTGGTATTTATCTGTGCCACTTGAAAAGGAAAATGGAAAAGCAACCTCAATCTACCCAGATATTATTACTGCTGATGGATTAACTGATGAGCAGAATGAGTTTTTCTACCAAAATGAAGATGGGAGTTATACGATGTATACCAAGTTTACAGGATATACAACTTCTGGTTATTCAGACTTAGGAGGAGGAAAGTATTGTAGAACTGAACTTCGCGAATTTTGGAAAGGTAATCCTGATACTAATGACAACTGGTATATGCAAACAGGAACTCATGTGTTAGAAACAACCCTAAAGGTAGACTACTGCGAAGGTTCTGGTCAAACTTACGTAGCTCAGATTCATGGTAAAGAAACTGAAGGATTGGAAGGTTCACCAGCCACAATTAAAATACAATGGAAAGATGGAGATATTGTAGTGGAATATTATGTAAAACCTTCTGATGGTGTTTGGACGAGTGATGATGATGAGAAGATCACAATTGCGACAGTGGATAATGAAATCTTTACAATGAAACTGAAGGTTGAAGGAGGGAAGTTCTATTACGGAATAGAATGTGAAGCTAAAGATATTGATATTCCATTTACTGAACTTTATGACTATGTAGGGAATGGATACGCCTATCAAAATTATTTCAAAACAGGAAATTATTTTAAATACAATAAAGATTATGAAAAATCTGCTCAAGTAGTTTTGTATAAAGTTGTTACTGAGCATTTGGATTAA
- the hisH gene encoding imidazole glycerol phosphate synthase subunit HisH, translating to MKVAIVKYNAGNVQSVIYALNRLGIDPIVTDDPDELKSADKVIFPGVGEAASAMKYLKEKNLDTVIKELTQPVLGICLGLQLLCKHSEERDTECLGIFDVEVKRFPSSDLKVPQIGWNRVFDLKSPLFKDVDENSYVYFVHSFYAAMSDNTIAQTDYATNFSASLSKDNFHAVQFHPEKSSTVGSKILENFIHHC from the coding sequence ATGAAAGTTGCTATTGTAAAATACAATGCAGGAAATGTACAGTCAGTGATTTATGCCTTGAACCGTTTGGGAATTGATCCAATTGTAACGGATGATCCAGATGAGTTGAAATCAGCTGATAAAGTTATTTTTCCTGGTGTTGGAGAAGCTGCTTCTGCAATGAAGTATCTTAAAGAAAAGAATCTTGATACTGTTATTAAAGAGCTAACGCAACCTGTTTTAGGGATTTGCTTAGGTTTGCAGCTATTGTGTAAACACTCTGAAGAAAGAGATACAGAATGTCTGGGTATTTTTGATGTAGAAGTGAAACGTTTTCCTTCTTCTGACTTGAAAGTACCTCAAATTGGGTGGAATAGAGTATTTGACCTAAAAAGTCCATTGTTTAAAGATGTGGATGAAAATAGCTATGTCTATTTTGTACACAGTTTTTATGCTGCAATGTCAGATAATACCATTGCTCAAACAGACTACGCTACAAACTTCAGTGCTTCTCTGTCTAAAGACAATTTCCATGCAGTACAATTTCACCCAGAAAAAAGCAGTACTGTAGGTAGTAAAATACTAGAGAACTTCATTCATCATTGCTAA